The following proteins are co-located in the Triticum aestivum cultivar Chinese Spring chromosome 1A, IWGSC CS RefSeq v2.1, whole genome shotgun sequence genome:
- the LOC123181797 gene encoding uncharacterized protein: protein MAGAAERRWMPMVPTQGRVGRQLGAAKSGHSRVPPTIHGHWAASPPMPLPPPRRRRPRHHRCSLHLSLAGAPLCLGPLYWTAARRCRLSPVLVGGISFSGTNKSMAPWFCTKSLVRQPPSDTTGFFTSRHVLHFS, encoded by the exons ATGGCGGGCGCGGCAGAGCGGCGCTGGATGCCGATG GTTCCCACTCAGGGAAGAGTTGGCCGACAGCTTGGAGCAGCCAAATCCGGACACTCTAGGGTTCCTCCGACCATCCATGGCCATTGGGCTGCATCGCCGCCGATGCCGTTgccaccgccccgtcgccgtcgACCCCGACACCACCGCTGCTCTCTACATCTCAGTCTCGCCGGGGCCCCTCTCTGCCTTGGTCCCCTCTACTGGACAGCTGCTCGGCGGTGTCGTCTTTCTCCTGTACTGGTTGGCGGCATCTCGTTCTCCGGCACCAACAAGTCCATGGCCCCATGGTTCTGCACGAAATCTCTAGTCCGGCAGCCTCCATCAGACACCACGG GCTTCTTTACTTCAAGGCATGTGCTACACTTCAGCTGA